One region of Limnospira fusiformis SAG 85.79 genomic DNA includes:
- a CDS encoding RNA recognition motif domain-containing protein, whose product MSIYVGNLSYDVTDEDLKEVFAEYGTVKRVHLPTDRETGKFRGFAFVEMNTEEEEIHAIEELDGAEWMGREIRVNLARPREDKKPSDRGGRKPRY is encoded by the coding sequence ATGTCAATCTATGTAGGGAACTTATCCTATGATGTCACTGACGAAGATCTAAAAGAAGTCTTCGCAGAATATGGCACGGTGAAACGGGTTCATCTTCCCACCGATCGCGAAACTGGAAAGTTTCGTGGTTTTGCGTTTGTGGAAATGAATACCGAAGAAGAAGAAATTCATGCGATCGAAGAACTTGATGGTGCTGAGTGGATGGGACGAGAAATCCGAGTTAACCTAGCTCGTCCTCGGGAAGATAAGAAACCGTCTGATAGAGGGGGCCGCAAACCACGATATTAG
- the secG gene encoding preprotein translocase subunit SecG — MALTDILQAIWSLSALGLVILVLLHSPKGDGIGGIGGQAQLFTSAKTAEVTLNRITWILAIVFMGLTTILSAGWLG, encoded by the coding sequence ATGGCTCTTACTGATATATTACAGGCAATCTGGTCACTCTCGGCCCTAGGGTTGGTGATTTTGGTACTCCTGCACAGTCCCAAGGGTGATGGTATTGGGGGAATTGGTGGACAGGCGCAACTGTTTACTAGCGCGAAAACAGCGGAAGTTACCCTAAATCGCATTACCTGGATACTAGCAATTGTGTTTATGGGGTTAACCACGATTTTAAGCGCTGGTTGGCTTGGATAG
- a CDS encoding DUF4926 domain-containing protein — protein sequence MKAKLYDRIETVIEIKAHFGRQIIPKGTVGTVVECYENPQESYSVDLTMGGEYENLILNPEQFMVMGETSDESNLGTLFGGTKYEVPQAVLDASVAPQSQPDSPELKV from the coding sequence ATGAAAGCTAAACTCTATGATAGAATTGAAACGGTAATAGAAATAAAAGCCCATTTTGGTCGCCAAATTATCCCCAAGGGAACTGTCGGAACAGTTGTAGAATGTTATGAAAATCCCCAAGAAAGTTATTCGGTAGACTTAACTATGGGGGGTGAGTATGAAAACCTGATTCTTAACCCGGAACAATTTATGGTGATGGGAGAAACCTCTGATGAAAGTAATTTAGGCACTCTCTTTGGCGGGACTAAATACGAAGTACCCCAAGCGGTTTTAGATGCTTCTGTAGCGCCCCAATCTCAGCC